TATAGAGCGATGACACAAGATGTTTGTGAATTCCTATGGTTGCAAAAATTGTTGGAGGAATTGAAACTGTTGGATAGGGACAAATTGCTCTTGTATTGTGACAACAAAGCTGTTATCAGTATAACTCACAATCCAGTTCAACATTACCAAACGAAACACATAGAGATTGATCGTCACTtcattaaaaaaagttaataaattgtgtcttgagattagatcatattactTCCGATAAACAATTAACTGTTGTATTTACCAAAGGGTTCAGCAATAAGACCTATCACACATTGAtatgcaagttgggcatgtgtgatATTTAtacaccaacttgaggggaagTGTTGACCAACATAGAAGGTTTCAAATTAGAAGAATTCAGATATTTGAGTTCCTAATTATACTTGAttatagagattttattttttttacctttattgtaaatatttctaattaggtgtattgtaaatatttttaaattaagttgattttttgtgtatacatattcaaattttgtaaaaatcaattcaattagaataagattaaaaaaatttttctcaaaattctttaaatgttaaaaaaattattgtttagtcGAGTTGGTTGAGTTTTTATGAATAATTCGttggattaaattttaaaaggagggatttagataatatatttaatttggatttgaagttcataaatattatatgggttgaatttaaattttgtgtatttaaatattcattatttGAGCTCGGTTTTtctgaataaataattattttataataatatttatctttttacATATATTAACAAAATACTCGTGCATTCACGatactaatatataattttattttttaatttaatgttttacttttaatttaaactttattcTTAAATTAATTGCGTAAGCTCATAATAGtttctaatataaaaaaattgtaaaaatttcttctatttttgaattattaaaatttattctccATGAGatcttttgaaaattattttctatttataaataCAAGTATTTCCATTGTTATACAAacttaaaaaaattctaattctATGTATCGATAAATTATTCTTAAATATCAATCATAATCAAATTTATAGGGACACTTATTTGAAAATTTCaagcaaatataaaaaaaaatattttacaatataaatatattaaatttatacttgtaatgaaaatttattaataattttaaaatacttaattaatttcaaaaaaaatttataaatagtatTAGTAAATAATCTAAAttgtgtatttttatttctaattaaatgaaaataacaataaataagCAAATATCAATTTTCCTAATTTTAAACATGATATATTGTATAGTATTTTAGTTACAATAACAATCAGAAGACTTTCAAATTTGAAAGAACTGAATCTCTTGAGCAATGACTTATTTGAAATTGTCCCTGGAGCACACTAGAAACCCAATGAAGCAGCACTAACTTCACAAATTCAGGCAACATATAGATGATACTAGGCCTGATTCTGAGTGCAAACGAAGAGTCCATGAAACCCATAAGGCACCCTCTGCGGCAGTGTTACAACAGCAGTTGGTTCACTTTCAAATTTGCTTGCATCTACTATGTAAGCCTGCAAGAATGGAAAACTTAGGAAAGCAAACGAAATGCCTAATTCCCACCTATATCCACCGGATGTGTTAACTTACTTGAGACATATTGCTCTCTTCATTGTGAACGTAAGTGATAATCCAGCCATCATCTTCTTTAGAACCTTTCACTTTTGGAACAAAGGCCATTCCTGTGCAGAAAACATTTTCTTCAAACTTGTGATACTCTATTTTTATGGCTTGCTCACTGTTTCCTTCCATCTGATGATTTGCCAAAGGTTCTTCATCAAAGTATAATTTAGCTAGAGCTCCATATTTAGTCATACCTGAGATCGGAACGACAACAAAAATATGATCAACTTGAGAAATACAAGTATAGTTCAGAAAGAAGGAATGATCTTCTCTTTACCAGCAGAAGAGCTTTCTTTGGAATCAATTACTTGGGTGTAACCAAACTTGTGTTTTAAACCAATGAAGTCTCCATTAACTAAAGGAAAATCCATGGAGAAGTGAGTTCCACTAAGATTTTGCTCATGTACTTGTCCAGTTACCATGTTCAATCTCCATTCATGCACATGGTGAAAGAGATACCCATATTCTTCTGAAGTCTGAGCAttgttttgaaaattaaatcctCTTGAGAACCACTGGAACTTGTTTTCACCCAACTCTGGACAAGCTAAAATAGCTGCAGGAGCTTTGCATCCTCTCACTACAACCTATTCTTGGCTTGCAAATTAATAACAATCAATTATCTTTTGGTTGCATAAACTGAGAGGTATGAAGgttgaaattattaaatttagattaTTGTTATAATAGGAACATTTTAGTTAATTACCTCTTCACCTTCTTCGAAACAATTGAGCAAGTGGAATGTGCAATATGATTCTACCTCAAACCACTTGACAGAATCTGCATCACCATAACGAGGCATTACTCCAATCCTTGCAGGCCCTCCCTTCTCAAAATCTAATAATCTGaatacaaaaatatataaatatttgtatatatgcttaataataataataataataataataataataataataataaaataattttgttttttttttttcaaaaaagaaagaatCCAAATTGAATAACTTTACTCACGAACCACCCTTGTAGAGTCTGCTGATGTCAATTGTTATGGGATGATCCAGGATTATATTGTACCTGATAACAAAAAGAATGAAATATAACAAATTAAGGGCATTTATACCccaatttttatgatttattcaAAACCATAATTTAGACCTAATTCTTATAAAGAAACAATCTAATGCTATTAACGATGGATCCTAGTGATTGAAATGTGTgtccatgaaaaagaaaagattcaTATCAGTCCGTTCGGTTCGATCATTCACAAAAAAACCATCCGTCATAGAATATAAATCTAATTATTTTCAAACTCACTGACACACGAAACACACGGTTGACTTCATTAAATCACGCAGATACTCAATAAGGTCATTATTGGATGTGTAATGAGACATGAGTGATGGATAGGGTATGAGGAAAGCACTGAGTATTTATCTGCCGACTATCTATCAGAATACTCTACTGTCACATGGAATAATATGATTCCTCAGAACAcaccaaaaccatcaaaatattAATT
The genomic region above belongs to Manihot esculenta cultivar AM560-2 chromosome 3, M.esculenta_v8, whole genome shotgun sequence and contains:
- the LOC110610416 gene encoding carotenoid 9,10(9',10')-cleavage dioxygenase 1, with amino-acid sequence MAVNVSQTIRNTTSRTLDALVDSLFRFVDQPLLPSQANFAPVEEIGEAVEVNCIKGKIPTDFSQGVYVRNGPNPLFGGLKTCYSIFGRSDHNWAEGEGMLHALHFRKKSDGEWSIYYNNRYVESETFKLETQLNKPSFLPAIEGDSLAVLAAYVLNMWRFGKINKHLRNTSVFEHGGKVYAIAENYLPQEIDVSTLLSLEDWDVNGAWDRPFTSHPKKAPGTGELVVFGVDALEPYFIVGVISADGKKLLHKADLKFKRSILTHEIGVTQKYNIILDHPITIDISRLYKGGSLLDFEKGGPARIGVMPRYGDADSVKWFEVESYCTFHLLNCFEEGEEVVVRGCKAPAAILACPELGENKFQWFSRGFNFQNNAQTSEEYGYLFHHVHEWRLNMVTGQVHEQNLSGTHFSMDFPLVNGDFIGLKHKFGYTQVIDSKESSSAGMTKYGALAKLYFDEEPLANHQMEGNSEQAIKIEYHKFEENVFCTGMAFVPKVKGSKEDDGWIITYVHNEESNMSQAYIVDASKFESEPTAVVTLPQRVPYGFHGLFVCTQNQA